GGCACCATATGCGGCACCAGCACGAAGACGGAGAGCGCCGTGGCGCCGCGGAAGTCGCCACGGGCGCAGGCCAGCGCGGTCGGCACACCAAGCACGATGCAGAGCGCGGTGACGTAGAGCCCGACCTTGATGCTCGTCCACATCGCGTTGACCAGCACCGGCTGGTTGAAGACCTTGACGTACCAGTCGAGCGTGAAACCGGCGGGCGGGAAGCTGATATAGCCGCGCGTGTCGAAGGACATCATCACGACGATGACCGCCGGCAGCAGGAGCAGCGTGAGCGCCAGCACCGCGAGCGCGATGATGAAGCCGATGCCCAGCCGATCGAGGAGTTCGGCGCCGTCGATCCGCTTCATCTTTGTGCCACCCGTGTCCAGCGCGTCGCGATATGCGTCAGCCAGGCGAAGACCAGCAGCACGGCGAGGCAGCTCGCCATCAGGATCATCGCGGTCACCGCGCCCTTGCTCCATTGCAGCGAGTAGACCACCTGCTCGTAGACCATCGTCGCGGCGTTCAGGTAATTGCCGCCTCCGAGGAGCTGCGGCACCACGAAGGTGGTGTAGCTCAGCGTGAAGACGAGCGCGGCGCCGGTGCCGAGCCCGGGCACGCTCAGCGGCAGGATGATGGTTCGCAGCGTCGCCAGCCGGCTGGCGCCGAGATTGGCGGACGCTTCCTCCAACCGGGTGTCATGCCGGCTCATCACCGCGATCAGCGGCAGGATCATGATCGGCAGATGGATCTGGACCATGCCGATCAGCACCGCCCAATGCGTGTTGATGATGCGCAGCGGCTGCGAGATCAGCCCGAACTCCATCAGCGTCGCATTGACCACGCCGCGGCCGCCGAGGATGACGATCCAGGCATAGGTCCGGACGATGCCGCTGGTCAGGATCGGCGCGATCGTCAGCACCAGGATAATGCGGCGGGTCCAGGGGCCGCCGATCAGGAAGAGATAGGCGACGGGGAAGCCGAGCAGCGCGCAGAACAGCGTCGTCGTCAGTGCCAGCGTCAGCGAGCGCTGGAAGGTGATGTGATAGAGCGGGTCGGCCAGCGCGGTCGCGAGATGGCCGAGCGAGAATTCCTGCGAGACGATGACCCCGCGCGACACGGTGATGTCGGAGAAGCCGAGCGAGAGCAGCACGCCGAAGGGGATGACGGCGACGACGACGAGCACGACGATCGCCGGCACGGCGGGCCAGATGCCGCGCCCCGAGAGCAGCTCGTCGACCAGCCGCAGCAGGAGAGGCCGGCGGGTCATGCGCGCGGGAAGGCGATGCAGGCGGCGGGATCGCGCAGGCGCAGGGCCACGCGGTCGCCGACGTCGATGCGGGCGACCGTCTCGTCGCGCAGCGCCACGACGCGCAGCGAAAGCCCGTCTCCGAGTTCGACCTCGTATTCCATCAGCGCGCCGACATGGCGGCGGAAGCGGACGCTGCCGCGCCAGCCCGCTCCGGTCTCGACGGCCGGCTCGATCAGGATGTTGTGCGGGCGCAGCATGACACGGACCTCGCCGTCGAGCGTCGTCGCAACGCTCTGGCCGTCCGGCAGCACGACCCGGCCCTGGCTCGCAACGCCGTTCCAGAAATTCGAAGCACCGACGAAATCGGCGACATAGGCACTGGCCGGCCTGTCGAAGACGTCCTCCGGCGTCCCCAGCTGCTCGATCCGGCCGGCGCGCATCACGGCGATGCGGTCCGACATGGTCAGCGCCTCTTCCTGATCATGCGTGACGAAGATCGCGGTGATGCCGAGGCGCTTGATCAGCTGGCGCATCTCCATCTGCATGGTGCCGCGCAGCTTGGCGTCGAGGGCATTGAAGGGCTCGTCGAGCAGCAGCACGCGCGGCTCCAGAACCAGCACACGGGCGATCGCGACGCGCTGCTGCTGGCCGCCGGAGAGCTGGGCCGGATAGCGCTCCCCGAAGCCGGTCAGCGAGACGGTCTGCAGGGCCTGGGCGACGCGACGGCCGATCTCGGTGGCCGGAACGCCCCGCATGCGCAGGCCATAGCCGACATTCTTCGCCACGGTGAGATGGGGAAAGAGCGCATAGCTCTGGAAGACGACGCCGACGGAGCGGCGGTTGACCGGGACGGGGATCGTGTCCCGGCCGTC
This portion of the Bosea sp. OAE506 genome encodes:
- a CDS encoding ABC transporter ATP-binding protein, coding for MITAAAPIPAAGTAAAAPVVAIRDAVKRFAGLTVLDRCSLIAQEGEILTLLGSSGCGKTTLLRCIAGFLTPDEGEILIDGRDTIPVPVNRRSVGVVFQSYALFPHLTVAKNVGYGLRMRGVPATEIGRRVAQALQTVSLTGFGERYPAQLSGGQQQRVAIARVLVLEPRVLLLDEPFNALDAKLRGTMQMEMRQLIKRLGITAIFVTHDQEEALTMSDRIAVMRAGRIEQLGTPEDVFDRPASAYVADFVGASNFWNGVASQGRVVLPDGQSVATTLDGEVRVMLRPHNILIEPAVETGAGWRGSVRFRRHVGALMEYEVELGDGLSLRVVALRDETVARIDVGDRVALRLRDPAACIAFPRA
- a CDS encoding ABC transporter permease → MTRRPLLLRLVDELLSGRGIWPAVPAIVVLVVVAVIPFGVLLSLGFSDITVSRGVIVSQEFSLGHLATALADPLYHITFQRSLTLALTTTLFCALLGFPVAYLFLIGGPWTRRIILVLTIAPILTSGIVRTYAWIVILGGRGVVNATLMEFGLISQPLRIINTHWAVLIGMVQIHLPIMILPLIAVMSRHDTRLEEASANLGASRLATLRTIILPLSVPGLGTGAALVFTLSYTTFVVPQLLGGGNYLNAATMVYEQVVYSLQWSKGAVTAMILMASCLAVLLVFAWLTHIATRWTRVAQR